In Heliomicrobium gestii, a single genomic region encodes these proteins:
- a CDS encoding methylenetetrahydrofolate reductase, translating into MTRVTIELVPRSEDALISELEMVQQEFPQIMGINIPDLLRFPLRSWDACTCAKRYFSTAIPHIRAIDLNPDAPLQMAEQLQRDGISEVLIVTGDPPHDMSRKVYPTTSIDVIRRFKRELPAMKVYAAIDPYRYSLRQEYDYIKRKIDAGADGFFTQPFFDLRFIEIYGEMLEGQQVFWGISPVTTEKSACYWETKNHVVFPAGFQPTFEWNINFAREVLAYMAQTKTNVYFMPIRTNIRTYLQGIFGV; encoded by the coding sequence ATGACACGCGTTACCATCGAACTCGTTCCTCGCTCCGAAGATGCGCTCATCTCGGAACTCGAGATGGTTCAACAAGAGTTCCCTCAGATCATGGGAATCAATATCCCCGATTTGCTGCGTTTTCCCCTGCGCAGTTGGGACGCCTGCACCTGTGCGAAGCGCTACTTTTCCACGGCTATCCCCCACATTCGAGCCATCGATCTGAATCCCGATGCGCCTCTCCAAATGGCAGAACAGTTGCAGCGCGATGGGATTTCAGAAGTTCTGATTGTCACGGGTGATCCGCCCCATGACATGTCCCGGAAGGTATATCCCACGACCAGCATTGATGTGATCCGCCGGTTTAAGCGAGAACTGCCAGCCATGAAGGTCTATGCGGCGATCGATCCCTATCGGTACAGCTTGCGGCAGGAATACGACTATATCAAACGGAAGATTGATGCCGGCGCTGACGGATTCTTCACACAGCCATTTTTTGATCTTCGCTTTATAGAGATCTACGGAGAAATGCTCGAAGGACAACAGGTTTTTTGGGGCATATCTCCGGTGACAACAGAAAAGTCAGCCTGCTACTGGGAAACAAAGAACCATGTCGTCTTTCCGGCAGGATTTCAGCCCACCTTTGAATGGAATATCAACTTTGCCCGAGAAGTCTTGGCATACATGGCGCAAACCAAAACTAACGTCTATTTCATGCCAATCCGGACAAACATACGAACCTACTTGCAGGGGATCTTCGGCGTTTGA
- a CDS encoding LytTR family DNA-binding domain-containing protein translates to MDIPFENLSGIVKTISRILPWDVSIAISEDTRFVYYLPSSTVDLKIKPGDPIKAGSATMQALNAGGPISMYMEEDLYGVPYFAISTPLHELGLEKSCLTAVIPPFLANEIVKLPRHKFLIGKTDEKWIPIPLEEITYIDSENGRTRIFTDDDQFTNKHTLFELEWLLPRNQYIRCHRAYIVNVDKITEILPDFHSTFLLSLKTKRKTQIPVSQRYASHFRRLMGF, encoded by the coding sequence GTGGACATTCCCTTTGAAAACCTGTCGGGCATTGTAAAAACCATCAGCCGTATCCTACCCTGGGATGTCTCCATCGCCATATCAGAAGACACTCGGTTTGTCTACTATCTGCCCAGTTCGACGGTCGATCTAAAAATCAAACCGGGCGATCCGATCAAAGCAGGCAGCGCGACCATGCAGGCCCTCAATGCCGGCGGGCCTATCTCTATGTACATGGAGGAAGACCTCTATGGCGTTCCCTATTTTGCCATCAGCACCCCCTTGCACGAACTGGGATTGGAGAAATCCTGCCTGACGGCGGTGATCCCGCCCTTTTTGGCCAACGAGATCGTCAAACTGCCCCGCCATAAATTCCTCATCGGCAAGACCGACGAGAAGTGGATCCCCATCCCCCTCGAAGAGATCACCTACATCGACTCAGAAAACGGGCGCACCCGCATCTTCACCGATGACGACCAGTTCACGAACAAACACACCCTCTTTGAACTGGAATGGTTGTTGCCGCGAAACCAGTACATCCGTTGCCACCGGGCTTACATCGTCAACGTGGACAAAATCACTGAGATCTTGCCCGACTTCCACTCCACCTTTCTCCTCTCTCTCAAGACGAAGCGCAAGA